A part of Setaria viridis chromosome 8, Setaria_viridis_v4.0, whole genome shotgun sequence genomic DNA contains:
- the LOC117833144 gene encoding F-box/kelch-repeat protein At2g44130, which translates to MKNPRGVGGGRGGPMEHVDLIPGIPDDVAVDCLARVPHASYRALRRVCRGWRSAAAAPSFASARAAAGANEDLVYMLQFGNPSADDGPKDGDAPASTPAYGVAVYNVTTGEWRREPGAPPVVPVFAQCAAVGTRVAVLGGWDPRTFEPVADVHVLDAATGEWHHGAPMRSARSFFACAEAGGKIYVAGGHDKHKNALKTAEAYDAEADAWDPLPDMSEERDECDGMATVAGDRFLAVSGYRTARQGGFERDAEWFDPAARAWRRLERVRAPPSAAHVVVRGRVWCIEGNAMMEWMGTRRGWTEVGPYPPGLKAGTARAVCVGGGEKVVVTGALDGEGGGARHAVWVFDVKTKNWTVVRPPPEFAGFVFSVTSVRI; encoded by the coding sequence ATGAAGAACCCAAGaggagtcggcggcggccgtggcggtcCCATGGAGCACGTCGACCTGATCCCGGGCATCCccgacgacgtcgccgtcgaCTGCCTGGCGCGCGTCCCCCACGCCTCCTACCGCGCTCTGCGCCGGGTCTGCCGCGGCtggcggagcgccgccgccgcgccgtccttCGCCTCGGCTCGCGCCGCAGCGGGCGCCAACGAGGACCTCGTCTACATGCTCCAGTTCGGGAACCCGTCCGCCGACGACGGGCCCAAGGACGGCGACGCGCCGGCCAGCACCCCGGCGTACGGCGTCGCCGTGTACAACGTGACCACGGGGGAGTGGCGCCGGGAGCCCGGCGCTCCGCCCGTGGTGCCCGTGTTCGCGCAGTGCGCGGCGGTGGGGACCCGCGTGGCGGTGCTCGGCGGCTGGGACCCGCGCACCTTCGAGCCCGTCGCCGACGTCCACGtcctcgacgccgccaccggcgagtGGCACCACGGCGCGCCGATGCGGTCCGCGCGGTCCTTCTTCGCCTGCGCCGAGGCGGGCGGCAAGATCTACGTCGCCGGCGGGCACGACAAGCACAAGAACGCGCTCAAGACCGCCGAGGCCTACGACGCGGAGGCCGACGCCTGGGACCCGCTCCCGGACATGTCGGAGGAGCGCGACGAGTGCGACGGCATGGCGACTGTGGCGGGGGACCGCTTCCTCGCCGTCAGCGGGTACCGCACGGCGAGGCAGGGCGGGTTCGAGCGCGACGCCGAGTGGTTCgacccggcggcgcgggcgtggcGGAGGCTGGAGCGCGTccgggcgccgccgtcggccgcgcaCGTCGTGGTCCGGGGCCGCGTGTGGTGCATCGAGGGGAACGCCATGATGGAGTGGATGGGCACCCGCCGCGGGTGGACCGAGGTCGGGCCGTACCCGCCGGGGCTCAAGGCCGGCACCGCGCGCGCCGtctgcgtcggcggcggcgagaaggTTGTGGTCACCGGCGCCCtcgacggcgagggcggcggcgcgcgacacGCGGTCTGGGTGTTCGACGTCAAGACCAAGAACTGGACCGTGgtgcgcccgccgccggagtTCGCCGGCTTCGTCTTCTCCGTCACGTCCGTCCGCATCTGA